In a genomic window of Passer domesticus isolate bPasDom1 chromosome 3, bPasDom1.hap1, whole genome shotgun sequence:
- the UBE3D gene encoding E3 ubiquitin-protein ligase E3D isoform X4 — MAAAFLMEIRRATQSALLVIRAAADLPSAPVEVSVCADSLEVRSGGSCDAAALPAGVSLAPSSCRGLRRLRGDGLHLRVRLRRPPAAADVVFALRESLKPNNNYIFYCQSCGDIVVNDRKFLRVLPLPSENWSDLVEEWCCHPDPFARSTLHPQHGDCFVGDTFFLLNSRNESHVHESPVCSSEAGHHVLQSGSNLKSKENTRVICKRCKTMLGETVSSGTIKYYVTEVVVQSAEGGFSPTPRSQFVQSIVAQCLLELSSAKSTFRFAIKGDNGKTYILIWLLNSDTLLVESLGSSSSHSDFTLFGDILTPSSGPVGTWNALKVLYQPCIQGRNKDSWTSEITEEKEWKIFFLKLQKLNCWFSILFPLLYF, encoded by the exons ATGGCGGCAGCGTTCCTGATGGAGATCCGGCGGGCCACGCAGAGCGCGCTGCTGGTTATCCG CGCGGCGGCGGATCTCCCCAGCGCGCCGGTGGAGGTGTCGGTGTGCGCGGATTCCCTGGAAGTGAGGAGCGGCGGGAGCTGCGAtgcggcggcgctgccggcaGGGGTCAGCCTGGCGCCGTCCTCGTGCCGCGGGCTCCGGCGCCTGCGCGGGGACGGGCTGCACCTGCGCGTGCGCCTGCGccgcccgccggccgccgccg ATGTGGTTTTTGCTTTGAGGGAAAGCCTGAAACCCAACAATAACTACATCTTTTACTGTCAGTCCTGTGGTGACATCGTAGTGAACGACCG GAAATTTCTCAGAGTTCTTCCTCTACCAAGTGAAAACTGGAGTGATTTAGTTGAAGAGTGGTGTTGTCACCCCGACCCCTTTGCCAGAAGCACTTTGCACCCTCAGCATGGTGACTGTTTTGTTGGAGacactttttttctgttgaattcAAGAAATGAATCACATGTGCACGAATCTCCTGTGTGCTCCTCAGAGGCTGGACACCATGTTTTGCAGAGTGGATCCAACTTG AAGTCAAAAGAAAATACCAGAGTAATTTGTAAGCGCTGCAAGACAATGCTGGGAGAAACAGTTTCATCAG gtACCATTAAATATTATGTCACTGAGGTGGTTGTTCAATCAGCTGAGGGAGGTTTCAGTCCAACACCAAG GTCTCAATTTGTACAGAGCATTGTTGCTCAGTGTCTTTTGGAATTGTCCTCTGCTAAAAGCACATTTAGATTCGCCATAAAAGGAGATAATGGAAAAACCTATATTCTG aTCTGGCTTTTAAATTCTGACACGTTGCTGGTAGAGTCTTTAGGAAGTTCCTCCTCCCACAGTGATTTTACACTGTTTGGAGATATCCTTACACCTAGCTCTGGACCAGTGGGAACCTGGAATGCTCTCAAAGTCCTTTACCAGCCCTGCATTCAAGGCAGAAATAAGGA CTCCTGGACAAGTGAAATAACGGAAGAGAAAgaatggaagattttttttttgaagcttCAGAAATTGAACTGTTGGTTTAGTATTCTTTTTCCACTTTTATATTTCTAG
- the UBE3D gene encoding E3 ubiquitin-protein ligase E3D isoform X5 — protein sequence MAAAFLMEIRRATQSALLVIRAAADLPSAPVEVSVCADSLEVRSGGSCDAAALPAGVSLAPSSCRGLRRLRGDGLHLRVRLRRPPAAADVVFALRESLKPNNNYIFYCQSCGDIVVNDRKFLRVLPLPSENWSDLVEEWCCHPDPFARSTLHPQHGDCFVGDTFFLLNSRNESHVHESPVCSSEAGHHVLQSGSNLKSKENTRVICKRCKTMLGETVSSGTIKYYVTEVVVQSAEGGFSPTPRSQFVQSIVAQCLLELSSAKSTFRFAIKGDNGKTYILIWLLNSDTLLVESLGSSSSHSDFTLFGDILTPSSGPVGTWNALKVLYQPCIQGRNKE from the exons ATGGCGGCAGCGTTCCTGATGGAGATCCGGCGGGCCACGCAGAGCGCGCTGCTGGTTATCCG CGCGGCGGCGGATCTCCCCAGCGCGCCGGTGGAGGTGTCGGTGTGCGCGGATTCCCTGGAAGTGAGGAGCGGCGGGAGCTGCGAtgcggcggcgctgccggcaGGGGTCAGCCTGGCGCCGTCCTCGTGCCGCGGGCTCCGGCGCCTGCGCGGGGACGGGCTGCACCTGCGCGTGCGCCTGCGccgcccgccggccgccgccg ATGTGGTTTTTGCTTTGAGGGAAAGCCTGAAACCCAACAATAACTACATCTTTTACTGTCAGTCCTGTGGTGACATCGTAGTGAACGACCG GAAATTTCTCAGAGTTCTTCCTCTACCAAGTGAAAACTGGAGTGATTTAGTTGAAGAGTGGTGTTGTCACCCCGACCCCTTTGCCAGAAGCACTTTGCACCCTCAGCATGGTGACTGTTTTGTTGGAGacactttttttctgttgaattcAAGAAATGAATCACATGTGCACGAATCTCCTGTGTGCTCCTCAGAGGCTGGACACCATGTTTTGCAGAGTGGATCCAACTTG AAGTCAAAAGAAAATACCAGAGTAATTTGTAAGCGCTGCAAGACAATGCTGGGAGAAACAGTTTCATCAG gtACCATTAAATATTATGTCACTGAGGTGGTTGTTCAATCAGCTGAGGGAGGTTTCAGTCCAACACCAAG GTCTCAATTTGTACAGAGCATTGTTGCTCAGTGTCTTTTGGAATTGTCCTCTGCTAAAAGCACATTTAGATTCGCCATAAAAGGAGATAATGGAAAAACCTATATTCTG aTCTGGCTTTTAAATTCTGACACGTTGCTGGTAGAGTCTTTAGGAAGTTCCTCCTCCCACAGTGATTTTACACTGTTTGGAGATATCCTTACACCTAGCTCTGGACCAGTGGGAACCTGGAATGCTCTCAAAGTCCTTTACCAGCCCTGCATTCAAGGCAGAAATAAGGA